The Pseudomonas putida nucleotide sequence AAGACGCCTGGCAGAACGCCGAAGTGGCGGCGCTGTTCCGCCTGGCCAGTGCCGGCGTGCGGGTGCCCAAGCCGTATGACTTCCAGGACGGCGTGCTGCTGATGGAACTGGTGACCGACGGCGACGGCGATGCCGCCCCGCGCCTGAACGACGTGCACCTCGAAGCCGAAGAAGCCCGTGAATACCATGCCTTCGTCATCCGCCAGATCGTGCTGATGCTCTGCGCCGGCTTGGTGCATGGCGACCTGTCCGAGTTCAACGTGCTGCTGGGCCCGGACGGCCCGGTGATCATCGACCTGCCGCAGGCGGTGGATGCGGCGGGCAACAACCACGCCTTTAGCATGCTGCACCGTGACGTGGCGAACATGGCGCATTACTTCGGGCGCTTTGCTCCGGAGCTCAAAGCCACCCGCTACGCCGACGAGATGTGGGCGCTGTACGAAGCCGGCGAGCTGCGCCCGGACAGCCCGTTGAGCGGGCAGTTCGAGGAAGATGACCATGCCGCCGACGTGGCTGGGGTGATGCGCGAGATCGATGCCACCCTGCGCGATGAAGCCCGCCGCCGTGCGGCGCGGGATGAGGCCGAGCATGGGCCAGCCAAGGCAGAGGAACCGACTCCGCCGTGGATGCAATAAAGGCCTGACCGCGCGTGCTGCTCTTTTCAGGGCTGCGGCTTCGTCTGAGTATGGAGCGGCCCTGAAGAGATGCATAATTTCCTACCATGCCAGTAATAAATTCCTACGCACTACTTTCACTATTCCGAGTAGTGATAAGTTTGCTTGGATTATTCCTACAGAATAAGTCTGAACTATGTAGGACTATTGTCGTTTAATCAGGCGCTAACATTCGCCCATGTCTATTGCACATGGGGTAGGTAAGTGTCCGATCAATCTGAAACCGGTGAGCACCACTTAATTGATAGCGGCCTGGCCTGCTTGGTCATGCTCGCGCGGTATCACGACGTAGCGGTTTCTCCCGAACAACTGAGTCATGAGTTTGCAACCGATGGCAAGCCATTTTCAGTTGCCCAGATTCTGCAGGCATTCCAGCGCTTTCACCTGAGAGCCAAACATCGACGCACTGACCCAAAGCGTCTGGCGCACATGCCGCTGCCGGCCATCGCGGTGGACCGGCAAGGTGGCTGTTTCATCATCGCCCGGATGGAGGGCGAGCACGTGCTGGTGCAAGACCCGCGGGTTTGTGCGCCGCAAACCTGGACGCTGGCCGAGCTTGGGCAGCGCTGGGCCGGGGAGCTGATTCTGGTTCGCTCGGACGCTACCTTGCCTCGTGGGCTGGAGCGTTTTGACCTGACCTGGTTCATCCCGGCAGTGGTCAAACATAGGAAGTTGCTCGGCGAGGTATTGCTGGTTTCATTCATCATCCAGGTCCTCGCACTGCTGACGCCGTTGTTCTTCCAGGTGGTAATGGACAAAGTGCTGGTCCACCGGGGCCTTACCACGTTGGATGTCATCGCACT carries:
- a CDS encoding PA4780 family RIO1-like protein kinase; this translates as MKTPKRIEPLIEDGLVDEVLRPLMSGKEAAVYVVRCGAQVRCAKVYKEANKRSFRQAAEYQEGRKVRNSRQARAMAKGSKYGRKEAEDAWQNAEVAALFRLASAGVRVPKPYDFQDGVLLMELVTDGDGDAAPRLNDVHLEAEEAREYHAFVIRQIVLMLCAGLVHGDLSEFNVLLGPDGPVIIDLPQAVDAAGNNHAFSMLHRDVANMAHYFGRFAPELKATRYADEMWALYEAGELRPDSPLSGQFEEDDHAADVAGVMREIDATLRDEARRRAARDEAEHGPAKAEEPTPPWMQ